One Paracoccaceae bacterium genomic region harbors:
- the mutM gene encoding bifunctional DNA-formamidopyrimidine glycosylase/DNA-(apurinic or apyrimidinic site) lyase yields the protein MPELPEVETVRRGLLPVMEGRRILHAQVNRPDLRWPLPLRMAERLTGATVLNLRRRSKYILADLSTGETLLTHLGMSGRMLVSGAMLGAFHHDHPAPDRHDHVVLDMEGGARITFNDARRFGAMDLMPTGTEGTHPLLASLGPEPLGNGFSETWLAERLEGRRTPIKAALLDQRVVAGLGNIYVCETLYRARISPRRLAANIGSTRAARLVPIIRDVLSEAIEAGGSSLRDYRQADGELGYFQHAFRVYGREGQPCLTPHCGGTILRIVQSGRSSFCCPRCQR from the coding sequence ATGCCCGAACTGCCTGAGGTCGAGACGGTCCGGCGCGGCCTGCTTCCGGTGATGGAGGGACGGCGCATCCTTCATGCCCAGGTCAACCGCCCCGACCTGCGCTGGCCGCTTCCGCTCCGCATGGCAGAACGCCTGACCGGCGCGACCGTGCTGAACCTGCGCCGCCGGTCGAAATATATCCTGGCCGACCTGTCCACCGGCGAGACGCTGCTGACCCATCTCGGCATGTCGGGCCGAATGCTGGTGTCGGGTGCGATGCTGGGTGCGTTCCACCATGACCACCCCGCGCCCGACCGGCATGACCATGTCGTGCTCGACATGGAAGGCGGCGCGCGGATCACCTTCAACGACGCGCGCCGGTTCGGCGCGATGGACCTGATGCCGACCGGCACGGAGGGCACCCATCCGCTGCTGGCATCCCTGGGCCCGGAACCGCTTGGCAACGGGTTCTCGGAAACATGGCTGGCCGAACGGCTGGAAGGTCGGCGCACGCCGATCAAGGCGGCGCTTCTGGATCAGCGCGTGGTAGCGGGTCTGGGCAACATCTATGTCTGTGAAACGCTCTACCGCGCCCGCATCTCGCCCCGACGTCTGGCCGCCAACATCGGGTCGACGCGCGCCGCGCGGCTGGTTCCGATCATCCGCGACGTGCTGTCCGAGGCGATCGAGGCGGGTGGGTCATCGCTGCGCGACTACCGGCAGGCCGATGGTGAACTTGGCTATTTCCAGCACGCCTTCCGCGTCTACGGCCGCGAGGGGCAACCCTGCCTGACCCCCCACTGCGGCGGGACGATCCTGCGCATCGTCCAGTCGGGCCGGTCGTCGTTCTGCTGCCCGCGCTGCCAGAGGTGA
- a CDS encoding enoyl-CoA hydratase, whose product MAYETIVVEIEDYVALVRLNRPEALNALNARLMSELAAALTAADQNDRVRCIVITGSEKAFAAGADIKEMAERSFVDVFGADLFGAEADMILRVRKPIIAAVAGYALGGGCELAMLCDFIIAADTAKFGQPEINLGVVAGMGGTQRLTRFVGKSKSMDMHLTGRNMDAAEAERCGLVSRVVPAKSLIEEAMKAAQKISEKSALTVMAVKEAVNRAQETTLREGLLFERRLFHALFATEDQKEGMAAFLEKRQPQFRDR is encoded by the coding sequence ATGGCCTATGAGACCATCGTCGTCGAGATCGAGGATTACGTGGCCCTCGTGCGGCTGAACCGGCCTGAAGCGCTGAATGCGCTGAATGCAAGGCTGATGTCCGAACTCGCAGCTGCGCTGACCGCCGCTGACCAGAACGACCGGGTGCGCTGCATCGTCATCACGGGGTCGGAAAAGGCCTTCGCGGCCGGTGCCGACATCAAGGAAATGGCCGAGCGGTCATTCGTGGATGTGTTCGGCGCCGACCTCTTCGGCGCCGAGGCCGACATGATCCTGCGGGTGCGCAAGCCGATCATCGCGGCGGTGGCCGGCTACGCCCTGGGCGGCGGATGCGAGCTTGCCATGCTGTGCGACTTCATCATCGCGGCGGATACGGCAAAGTTCGGCCAGCCGGAAATCAACCTGGGCGTCGTGGCAGGCATGGGCGGGACCCAGCGGCTGACCCGGTTCGTCGGCAAGTCAAAGTCGATGGACATGCATCTGACCGGCCGCAACATGGATGCGGCCGAGGCGGAACGCTGCGGCCTTGTCAGCCGCGTGGTTCCGGCCAAGAGCCTGATCGAAGAGGCGATGAAGGCCGCACAGAAGATCTCGGAAAAATCCGCCCTGACCGTGATGGCGGTCAAGGAGGCCGTGAACCGCGCGCAGGAAACCACCCTGCGCGAAGGGCTGCTGTTCGAACGCCGCCTGTTCCACGCGCTGTTCGCCACCGAAGACCAGAAAGAGGGCATGGCGGCGTTCCTCGAGAAACGGCAACCGCAGTTCCGCGACCGCTGA
- the rpsT gene encoding 30S ribosomal protein S20 — protein sequence MANTAQSKKRARQSEDRYAINKARRSRIRTFLRKVEEAIASGDQAAAATALRNAQPELARGVTKGVLHKNTVARKMSRLASRVKAVGAAPTA from the coding sequence ATGGCCAATACCGCCCAATCCAAGAAACGCGCCCGCCAGTCCGAAGACCGCTATGCCATCAACAAGGCACGCCGGTCGCGCATCCGTACCTTCCTGCGCAAGGTGGAAGAGGCGATCGCCTCGGGCGACCAGGCCGCCGCGGCGACCGCGCTGCGCAACGCGCAGCCCGAACTGGCGCGCGGCGTGACCAAGGGCGTGCTGCACAAGAACACGGTGGCGCGCAAGATGTCGCGCCTTGCCTCGCGCGTGAAGGCCGTGGGCGCCGCCCCGACCGCCTGA